The Sphaerospermopsis torques-reginae ITEP-024 genome has a window encoding:
- a CDS encoding DUF4079 domain-containing protein, whose product MMNISEALEPIAAWFRSLGIPEPVTHWGHPVMMGIVIFVVGSFVGVSGWRGKLLQDTDKDAAVKSRSAHRQLAPWLFIFLAGGYTGGVLSLVMQHQPLFESPHFWTGSLVLLLLLVNGAISLSGFFGDKAGLRAVHAYLGSTALLILFVHAFLGLNLGLSL is encoded by the coding sequence ATGATGAATATTAGTGAAGCGTTAGAACCTATTGCAGCTTGGTTTCGTTCTTTGGGTATTCCTGAACCTGTTACACATTGGGGACATCCCGTGATGATGGGGATTGTGATTTTTGTGGTGGGTAGTTTTGTAGGTGTGTCTGGTTGGCGGGGTAAACTGCTGCAAGATACCGATAAGGATGCTGCTGTTAAAAGTCGAAGCGCCCATCGTCAGTTAGCACCTTGGTTATTTATCTTTTTGGCAGGTGGTTATACAGGTGGTGTGTTGTCTTTGGTGATGCAGCATCAACCACTGTTTGAAAGTCCTCATTTCTGGACTGGTTCTCTTGTACTGTTGCTGTTGTTGGTTAATGGTGCAATTTCTCTGAGTGGGTTTTTTGGTGATAAAGCAGGTTTGCGTGCTGTTCATGCTTATTTAGGAAGTACAGCACTGTTAATTTTGTTTGTTCATGCTTTCTTGGGGTTGAATTTGGGTCTATCTCTCTAA
- the glyQ gene encoding glycine--tRNA ligase subunit alpha, with product MNFQSVIAVLHQFWGERGCLIAQPYDMEKGAGTKNPHTFLRALGPEPWAVAYVEPCRRPTDGRYGENPNRFQHYYQYQVLIKPSPDNIQEIYLDSLRALGIRPEDHDVRFVEDNWEDATVGAWGTGWEVWLDGMEITQFTYFQQCGGIDCRPVSIEITYGLERLAMYLQEVEAITKIQWTDNITYGDVHLQGEIEQCTYNFEASNPEMLLNLFNIYEQEASQLTERGLVLPSMDYVIKCSHTFNLLDARGVISVTERTRYIARIRHLARKVAHLYVEQREKLGFPLLKNSQTAA from the coding sequence GTGAATTTTCAATCAGTAATAGCGGTTTTACATCAGTTTTGGGGTGAGCGTGGTTGCTTGATTGCTCAACCTTATGACATGGAAAAGGGAGCAGGAACTAAGAATCCCCATACTTTTTTAAGGGCTTTGGGTCCAGAACCTTGGGCGGTGGCTTATGTTGAACCTTGTCGTCGTCCCACAGATGGGCGCTACGGCGAAAACCCGAATCGGTTTCAACATTATTATCAGTATCAAGTTCTGATTAAACCTTCACCAGATAATATCCAGGAAATTTATCTTGATTCTTTGAGGGCTTTGGGTATTCGTCCAGAGGATCATGATGTGCGGTTTGTGGAGGATAACTGGGAAGATGCAACTGTGGGGGCTTGGGGTACTGGTTGGGAAGTATGGTTAGATGGGATGGAAATTACCCAGTTTACTTATTTCCAACAGTGCGGGGGTATTGATTGCCGTCCGGTGTCCATTGAGATTACTTATGGTTTAGAAAGATTGGCTATGTATCTCCAGGAAGTGGAGGCTATTACTAAGATTCAATGGACGGACAATATTACCTATGGTGATGTTCATCTTCAGGGTGAGATTGAGCAGTGTACCTATAACTTTGAAGCTTCTAATCCTGAGATGTTGTTAAATCTGTTCAATATATATGAGCAGGAAGCATCCCAACTCACAGAAAGGGGACTGGTGCTACCTAGCATGGATTATGTAATTAAGTGTTCCCATACATTTAATTTGCTGGATGCACGGGGTGTAATTTCGGTGACGGAACGAACTCGCTATATTGCTAGGATTCGACATTTGGCGAGGAAAGTAGCTCATTTATATGTTGAGCAAAGGGAAAAGTTGGGTTTCCCGTTGTTGAAAAATTCACAAACTGCTGCTTAA